Part of the Bradyrhizobium sp. AZCC 1721 genome, CGCCTTTTCCGCATGCTCGGCAAGCTCGACCGCTTCCTTGGTCGAGTTCGAGCCCGCGCCGGCAATCACCGGCACCTTGCCCTTCGCCTCGTCGATGCACCATTCGACCACGCGCTTGTGCTCGTCATGGCTCAGCGTCGGACTTTCACCGGTCGTGCCGACCGGGACCAGGCCGTGGGTGCCTTCGGCGATCTGCCAGTTCACCAAGCCGCGGAAAGCGGCCTCGTCGACCGAGCCGTTCTTGAATGGCGTGACCAAGGCGGTGAACGATCCCCGAAATTTTGTCTTGGCTGCCATGGACTTCCTCCAACGCTTAAGAAACGGCACGACTGAAACTGGATTTCAATTCATATCGGGTCTGGCGACCAGACGAAAGGGCCGTGCATCAGGCGCTTAGCGCCTTGTTCCAACACGCTTTCCTGCCGCGGGCCGACATTTGCCTTCCTCGAAGGCCGATAGCCGCGATTTTGCCGCGGTGATGGCGCAAACAGGTCCAGCGCGACGCTTTTAGCATTTTGTCCACATATTCAATCAAAATAGACCAAGGCTGGAGCGATTGAATGATTCGCCGCCGCAGAGGAAAGCCGTGATCCCTTCCGCCCGCGCCGCCGCGTTGCGATCGACCGCACTGGCCACAAGCCTGGCGCTGGCGGTCGGACTGACCTCCTTCCCTCTGGAAAGCTGGGCCAAGTCAAAAGTTCCCGTGCCGAAGCCGCGGCCGATTGCCCGCAACGTCGTTCCCAAGTCCGCGCCGACGGCGAACACCGGCACCCCGGCTGCATCGACTGCGCCGGCGCATGCAGCGCCGGCCCCGCCGCCGCCTGTTCTGGCGCCTGCGACCCGCCAGCATGCTGTCGCGCCGCCTCCGCGCAGACACGCCCCAGCCGCAGTGGCCGCGACCTCCTCGACCTCTCAGGCCGACAAGGACGCGCTGGAGAACGTCATCGAATTGGTGCGCAAGCAGAAGCCCGGCGATGCAACGCAGGTGCAAGCCGCGATCTCGGACCCTGTCGCTCGCAAGCTCGCGGAATGGCTGATCCTGCGCAGCGACAACAACAATGCCTCGGTCGAGCGCTACCGTGCGTTTGTTTCAGCCAATCCGAGTTGGCCGTCGCAGACTTTCATGCGCCGGCGCATCGAGGCCGCGCTGTGGGACGACCGCCGCGACGATTCGACCGTCTGGTCGTGGTTCGAGAACGAATCCCCGATCTCGGCCAAGGGCAAGTTCGCGCTGGCGAAGGCGATGCTCGCGCGCGGCGATCGCGCCAATGCCGAACGGCTGGTCCGCGAGGGCTGGCGTCACGACGGCATGTCGGAAGACACCGAGAACGCCGCGCTCGATATGTTCGGCGCGCTGCTGACGGCGGGCGACCACAAGGCACGGATGGAGTCGCTGCTTTACAGCACCGAGCAGGAAGCCGGCGGCATGCGGGCCGCGAAGCGGCTCGGCTCAGGCCACGTCGCGCTTGCGAAAGCGCGGATCGCGGCCAACAAGAAGTCTTCCAACCTCAGGGCGCTGCTTGAGGCGGTGCCGCACGAATTGCACGGCGAAACCGGCTACATCTTCGCGAAAATCCAGCTCCTACGCCGCGAAGAGAAGTTCAATGAGGCCGTGCAGCTCATGCTGAGCGCGCCGAAAGACCCGAATCGCCTGCACAATCTCAACGAATGGTGGATCGAGCGACGCTTGCTGGCGCGCAAGATGCTCGATGTCGGCGAGCATCGCACCGCGTATCTGATCGCGCGGGATGCGGCGCTGCCGACGCGCGACATCTACAAGACCGAACAGGAATTCACCGCTGGCTGGATTGCGCTGCGGTTCCTGAAAGATCCTGCGGTCGCAGCCCAGCACTTCGCGCGCATCGGCGTCGGCAGCGCAAACCCGACTGCATTGGCGCGCGCCGGCTATTGGCAAGGCCGCGCGGCGGAAGCGGCCGGTCGCGCGCAAGAGGCCCGCGCGGCCTATGGGCGCGCGGCCGAACAATCGACCAGTTATTATGGTCAGCTCGCCCGCGCCAAGCTCGGCCTGCCGCAGCTTCAGTTGAATGGCGTCCCGAGCGCCCGCGGCCGCGGCGTCGAGCGATTCGAGATCGTTCGCGCGGTGCAGTTGCTGTATGACCTCGACGAGCGCGAACTCGCGATCCCGATTTTCGCCGACATGGGTGAGAACGGCGATCCCGAAGCCCTGGTGGGTCTCGGTGAGCTCACCTCGCGCCACCACGACGCCCGCGGCATGCTGCTGCTCGGCAAGGCCGCGCTCAATCGCGGCCTGCCGTTCGACGTCTACGCCTATCCCGTCACCGGCATCCCGTCGTTCAAGCAGATCGGGCCCGAGGTCGAGCCCAGCGTCGTCTATTCGATCGCGCGGCAGGAAAGCGCCTTCAATCCGGCCGTGGTCTCACCGGCCCAGGCCTACGGGCTGATGCAGGTGACGCCGGACGCCGGTCGCTATGTCTGCAAGCGGGCCGGCGTCAGCTTTGACCTTCAGCGGATGAAGACGGACTCGGTCTACAACGCCATGCTCGGCGCGGCCGAGCTCGGCGGGCTGCTCGAGGACTATCGCGGCTCCTACATTCTGACCTTCGCGGGCTACAATGCCGGTCGCGGCAGCGTCAAGAAATGGATCGAGCGTTACGGTGATCCCCGCGATCCCAAGGTCGACGCGGTCGATTGGGTCGAGCAGATCCCGTTCTCCGAGACGCGCAACTATGTGCAGCGGATTATGGAGAACCTGCAGGTATATCGCGCGCGGTTCGGCGGCGGGACCAAGCTTCAAATTGAAGCCGACCTGCACCGCGGCGCCAGCGTCGAATAGCAGCAGTACAGATTTGATGTACGGCGCCAAGGGCGATGCGACTTCTGCCGCATCGCCCCAGGATCAATGTCAGAAGTTACGCTGGGCGCGGAACTGGAGTAGGACCGTGTCCTGATCCTTGAACTCGTAGAGCGCGTTCGGCTTCGGAGGGGTCGCCGTGAACACCGAGGAGCCCGACATCTTCTGGTCGAGATGGAACCACTGGACTTCGCCCGAGAACGTCAGGTTCTTGACCGGGGTCCAACGGGTAACGACGCCGAGCTGCGAGACGTTGAAGTCGGGGTTACAGGTATAGCTGCCCGCAGCATTCCCGACCAACGCCTGACCCGGGTGGCTAACGTTGAAAGCGGCGCAGTAAGCGCCCTTGGCCGTCGAGGTTCCTGCACCGAGCAGATTGTCGTTCGCGCCACCATCGTACCTGACGGCAGAGTAGCTGCCGAACAGGCTGGTCGACCAGTTCGGATTCCAGTTGTGGTTGAACGCGCCACGGACGCCCCAGGCCGTCGTCAAAGCGATACCGCCGGTACCGGCCGCGCCCGGGAAATAGACGCCGTCGGTGGTCGCGCCGAAGCCGACGCTCTGATAGCCGAAGCCGCTATCGCCGAACATCGCGAAGTTCGGCGAGGTGCCGCTGGTGGCGATAACGTACTTGGTGGCGCCCTTGGCGTAGGAAACGTCGAGCTTGATGTCGTCGCCTGCACCGGTCGGAATGTTCTTGATCTGCAACGCCGCCATCACCGCGCCGCCCCACTTGCTCTCGGGGTGGCCGCTGATTTCGGAAAGTGCGGTCGGGACAGCGCCCGCGCCCAGCGTGTTGTACGAACCGTTCACTTCATGCGCGGCTGCCGAAAGCTGGAACAGACCCCAGGCCTGATCCACCCGGATTCTGCCGACGATGTCGGGCGCGTGGACGCCGGCATAGGCGTTGGACGGAATCCCCACCGCGTTGACTGAACTGGTCGGATTGGTCGCGAGTGCAGTTGGAGTGGCAGCAGTGGCTGGGAAGAGCGCCAAATATCCGACACTGGTGCGATCCCACACCGTCGGGTCGTCGAGACCGATCGAGGCCGACACGCCGTTTCCGAACTCGGCGGTGTACTGGATGTTGTTGACGCCGGTATCGGTGTTGTGACCGCCGAGCAAGGAGGAGTTGATATTGCCCGGGAAACCCTGCCACGGCGTGGCATAGGCTGAGGCGGACTTACCGAAGGTGAAGCCGGCGAACTGGATGAAAACGAATTCGACCGCGACATAGCCGTTGCCCGCGGTGTCAAGAAGCTGCGGGTTGTTGCCGAGGTTAGTCGCGAGGGAGTTGGGGTTGAACGTGCTGCCGCCGAGCGTGGTGAACTGAATGTCAGCCTGGCCGAAGGTGCGGACGACGCCGTATTCGGTAGCGGTGCGGGTATCGACCGTCAGCGCCATACGGGAGCGGGCCACGAAGTAATTAGCGTAGCGGTTCTGCTGACCGATATCACCGTTCCAGGCGGGGGCGCCGTGCGCACCGCCGTTGAACGTGACGTCCGCGCGCAGGTAGCCGCCGAGCTTGATGCAGGTGTCGCTGCCCGGGATGTAGAAGAAGCCGGCGCCGTAAAGCGAACAGACCCTGACATATTCGACTGCCTTGGCTTTGACCGGAAGGTCGGCCGCTTGTGCGCCGCTCAGGGCGA contains:
- a CDS encoding lytic transglycosylase domain-containing protein, giving the protein MIPSARAAALRSTALATSLALAVGLTSFPLESWAKSKVPVPKPRPIARNVVPKSAPTANTGTPAASTAPAHAAPAPPPPVLAPATRQHAVAPPPRRHAPAAVAATSSTSQADKDALENVIELVRKQKPGDATQVQAAISDPVARKLAEWLILRSDNNNASVERYRAFVSANPSWPSQTFMRRRIEAALWDDRRDDSTVWSWFENESPISAKGKFALAKAMLARGDRANAERLVREGWRHDGMSEDTENAALDMFGALLTAGDHKARMESLLYSTEQEAGGMRAAKRLGSGHVALAKARIAANKKSSNLRALLEAVPHELHGETGYIFAKIQLLRREEKFNEAVQLMLSAPKDPNRLHNLNEWWIERRLLARKMLDVGEHRTAYLIARDAALPTRDIYKTEQEFTAGWIALRFLKDPAVAAQHFARIGVGSANPTALARAGYWQGRAAEAAGRAQEARAAYGRAAEQSTSYYGQLARAKLGLPQLQLNGVPSARGRGVERFEIVRAVQLLYDLDERELAIPIFADMGENGDPEALVGLGELTSRHHDARGMLLLGKAALNRGLPFDVYAYPVTGIPSFKQIGPEVEPSVVYSIARQESAFNPAVVSPAQAYGLMQVTPDAGRYVCKRAGVSFDLQRMKTDSVYNAMLGAAELGGLLEDYRGSYILTFAGYNAGRGSVKKWIERYGDPRDPKVDAVDWVEQIPFSETRNYVQRIMENLQVYRARFGGGTKLQIEADLHRGASVE
- a CDS encoding porin, whose protein sequence is MKTARTLILSSAAGLIALSGAQAADLPVKAKAVEYVRVCSLYGAGFFYIPGSDTCIKLGGYLRADVTFNGGAHGAPAWNGDIGQQNRYANYFVARSRMALTVDTRTATEYGVVRTFGQADIQFTTLGGSTFNPNSLATNLGNNPQLLDTAGNGYVAVEFVFIQFAGFTFGKSASAYATPWQGFPGNINSSLLGGHNTDTGVNNIQYTAEFGNGVSASIGLDDPTVWDRTSVGYLALFPATAATPTALATNPTSSVNAVGIPSNAYAGVHAPDIVGRIRVDQAWGLFQLSAAAHEVNGSYNTLGAGAVPTALSEISGHPESKWGGAVMAALQIKNIPTGAGDDIKLDVSYAKGATKYVIATSGTSPNFAMFGDSGFGYQSVGFGATTDGVYFPGAAGTGGIALTTAWGVRGAFNHNWNPNWSTSLFGSYSAVRYDGGANDNLLGAGTSTAKGAYCAAFNVSHPGQALVGNAAGSYTCNPDFNVSQLGVVTRWTPVKNLTFSGEVQWFHLDQKMSGSSVFTATPPKPNALYEFKDQDTVLLQFRAQRNF